A part of Astatotilapia calliptera chromosome 15, fAstCal1.2, whole genome shotgun sequence genomic DNA contains:
- the LOC113037604 gene encoding LOW QUALITY PROTEIN: putative nuclease HARBI1 (The sequence of the model RefSeq protein was modified relative to this genomic sequence to represent the inferred CDS: substituted 1 base at 1 genomic stop codon), whose product MSCPFVREPPIAEGARVIRRVFRIQRILRDRQDPLAQHDSVLIERYRFSREGIIYLTNLLDPHVKSTTHRSRALTTAQTVCIALRYFASGTFLYAIGDAENVGKSAVCRAIRKVYLALKHFLGAFVVFPSHLRPQVVKQGFFAIAGFPNVIGTIDCTHIAIKAPPGPNEGDFVNXKGVHSINVQMVCDSMCHITNVEAKWPGSVHDSRIFRESGLCTLFERGAYDGILLGDRGYACRQYFMTPFPDPNPGPQTHYNAALARTRARIEMTFGQMKERFQCLKRLRVAPDRACDIIVACAVLHNIATIRKERTPMVEVQPDDDLQPVHLDQPSGRAARDRIVLLLLHPGFWSVEELPPGMPSTMGLVAFNLRASSSAGV is encoded by the exons atgtcctgtccgtttgtacgcgagccacccattgcggaaggtgcaagagtgataaggagagttttcagaatccaacgtatattgcgggatagacaggatcctttagctcagcacgacagtgtgctcatagagagataccgattttcccgtgagggtatcaTCTACCTAACCAACTTGCTGGATCCCCATGTTAAGAGTACCACTCACCGTAGTCGGGCATTAACAACTGCACAAACTGTGTGCATTGCCTTGCGGTACTTTGCGAGTGGCACGTTTCTGTACGCTATTGGAGACGCAGAGAACGTTGGCAAAAGTGCTGTCTGCCGGGCCATTCGCAAAGTGTACCTGGCACTCAAGCATTTCCTGGGTGCGTTTGTGGTTTTTCCAAGCCACTTAAGACCACAGGTTGTCAAACAGGGCTTTTTTGCCATTGCAG GCTTCCCGAATGTGATTGGTACCATAGACTGCACACACATTGCGATCAAGGCCCCCCCAGGCCCCAATGAAGGGGATTTTGTCAATTGAAAGGGGGTCCACAGTATAAATGTGCAG ATGGTGTGTGACTCTATGTGCcatatcacaaatgtggaagctaAATGGCCCGGATCAGTGCATGACTCAAGGATCTTCAGAGAGTCAGGGTTATGCACATTATTCGAGCGTG GGGCCTACGATGGGATTCTCCTCGGAGACAGGGGTTATGCATGCAGGCAGTACTTCATGACACCGTTCCCTGACCCCAACCCTGGGCCACAAACCCACTACAATGCAGCTCTAGCCAGGACAAGGGCACGCATTGAAATGACCTTTGGGCAAATGAAGGAACGATTTCAGTGTCTGAAACGCCTGAGGGTTGCACCTGacagggcatgtgacattattgttgcATGTGCCGTACTGCACAACATTGCCACCATCAGAAAAGAGAGGACTCCCATGGTGGAGGTGCAGCCTGATGATGACCTCCAGCCAGTGCACTTGGACCAACCTAGTGGCAGAGCTGCACGGGACAGAATT gtgctgctgctactgcaccCCGGCTTCTGGTCTGTGGAAGAGCTGCCCCCAGGGATGCCCTCAACAATGGGTCTGGTGGCATTCAACCTTAGGGCCAGCTCCTCTGCCGGGGtgtga